From a region of the Helianthus annuus cultivar XRQ/B chromosome 5, HanXRQr2.0-SUNRISE, whole genome shotgun sequence genome:
- the LOC110943704 gene encoding uncharacterized protein LOC110943704 produces the protein MGILTVAECLERFEAFAQSQSQSRADQRYQSGNSNTTTSAPTRGVNHVTMDPSLAVVLENMSRELKEIKAKVDKCEYCRGGHDMNACPLLVGEEQVDFVGGFGKGQPSGFGNNYNFGSGWRNNNNNNNFNNNNNFRSNGPPGFQIAQNTNRGQGLLFGGGSGGQFNKGFNGQVKDGGSNNQGQTGQGSSYDLGGSLERMESMMSQLIVRDQTTQKTLSEHDLMLKNHQASFQDLQRVVGDMSRKLEERLPGQFAGNTQPNPNAHAKAITTRSGKTVGNPRVEERAVDEEGDVIDEEIEMEAPGKVQKRLSPASTAQPGESQSEKKVEKTPIDVRPSPLVDHAYVPFPSRLKNQKYSREYGQFLDIFKQLKINLPFIEALQSMPKYAIFLKDLLRNKEKLGELSNVPLNGGCSAVVLNKLPEKLTDLGIFTIPCLFGSNTNTRALADLGASINLMPFSLYEKLDLGELAPT, from the coding sequence ATGGGTATTCTTACAGTTGCTGAATGTTTAGAGCGTTTTGAGGCATTTGCTCAGTCTCAATCTCAGTCACGAGCCGATCAGCGGTATCAAAGTGGTAATTCGAATACCACTACTAGTGCACCCACCCGAGGAGTGAACCATGTCACCATGGATCCTAGTTTAGCCGTTGTGTTGGAAAACATGTCTAGGGAACTTAAGGAAATTAAGGCTAAAGTAGACAAATGTGAGTATTGCCGAGGGGGACACGACATGAATGCGTGCCCATTGTTAGTTGGAGAGGAGCAAGTTGATTTTGTAGGCGGTTTTGGTAAAGGTCAACCTAGCGGGTTTGGTAATAATTATAATTTTGGGTCGGGTTggcgaaataataataataataacaactttaataataataacaattttcGATCAAATGGACCCCCTGGttttcaaatagctcaaaataCCAATAGGGGCCAGGGTTTACTTTTTGGTGGGGGTTCAGGTGGACAGTTCAACAAGGGGTTCAATGGGCAGGTCAAGGATGGGGGGTCAAATAACCAAGGTCAAACAGGTCAAGGTTCAAGCTATGATCTAGGGGGTAGTTTAGAAAGGATGGAGTCCATGATGAGTCAACTAATTGTTAGGGACCAAACCACTCAAAAGACCCTTAGTGAACACGATCTCATGCTTAAGAACCACCAAGCCTCATTCCAAGACCTTCAAAGAGTTGTAGGGGATATGTCTAGAAAATTAGAGGAGAGGCTACCCGGTCAGTTCGCGGGTAACACCCAACCCAATCCTAATGCCCATGCAAAAGCCATTACCACTCGTAGTGGCAAGACCGTAGGAAACCCTAGAGTCGAGGAGAGAGCAGTTGATGAAGAGGGAGATGTGATAGATGAGGAGATCGAAATGGAGGCTCCCGGCAAAGTGCAAAAGAGGCTaagcccagcaagtaccgcacagccCGGTGAGTCTCAAAGTGAGAAGAAAGTTGAGAAAACCCCTATAGACGTTAGACCTTCACCTTTAGTAGACCATGCGTATGTTCCATTTCCCTCACGTCTTAAGAACCAAAAATACTCAAGGGAATACGGGCAATTTTTAGACATCTTCAAGCAATTGAAGATTAATCTTCCGTTTATCGAGGCACTCCAATCGATGCCTAAATACGCGATATTCTTGAAAGATCTCCTTAGGAACAAAGAAAAGTTGGGAGAGTTGTCTAACGTTCCGTTGAATGGGGGATGTTCCGCCGTTGTGTTAAATAAGCTTCCCGAAAAGCTTACCGATCTCGGCATCTTTACCATTCCTTGTCTATTCGGTAGCAATACCAACACTAGAGCTTTAGCCGACTTAGGTGCTAGCATCAATTTGATGCCCTTTTCTCTTTATGAGAAACTAGACCTAGGAGAGCTCGCACCGACCTGA